The following DNA comes from bacterium.
CGAGCGCCGCCGCGTCGTCCGGCACCCGCCCCCCGTGCCGCTCCAGCAGCAGCCGCGCCGCGCGCTGCAGGCTCAACGCCCGGCGGTTGTAGCCGAGCCCGCGCCACACGGCGAGCAGCCGCGCCATCGGGGCGGCGGCGAGCGCCTCCAGGTCCGGGAACGCGGCCAGGAACTCCTCGTACTTCGGTCGCACGCGCTCGACCTGCGTCTGCTGGAGCATCACCTCCGAGACGACGATGCGATAGGGGTCGCGCGTCTCGCGCCAGGGCATCGACCGGCCGGCGGCTCGGTAGTGCGCCCAGACGCGACGGCGGAAGGCCTGGACGGCGGCACGCCCGCGAGCGCCGGTGGCCTTCGTACGGGGACGGGCCGAGGCCCGCGCCCTTCCCTGCCCCGTCACAGCCGCTTGATGCGGCGGAAGAAGTCGCCCGGGGACATGTGGGCGTCGTCGTCGTACTCGAGGTAGGTCTCCCGCGGGTCGCAGCGGTCCTCGCGCCGCACCCCCTGCTCGGGCAGCTCTTCCAGGAAGCGCGACGGCACCGCGCGCTCGACCTTGGCGTACTTCGTCCGCGTCGCGGCCCAGGTGATCGTCAGGCTGCGCCGCGCCCGCGTCATCCCGACGTACGTCAGGCGCCGCTCCTCCTCCAGCCCGCCGGCCTCGAACTCCGAGCGCCGGTGCGGCAGCAGCCCCTCCTCGAGCCCCGTGAGGAAGACGTGCGGGTACTCGAGCCCCTTGGCGGCGTGCATCGTCAGCAGCGTCACGCAGTCGCCGCCGCCATCGTCGGACTCCTCGTCGCGCCCCGAGAGGTTCACGCCCGCCAGGTAGTCGCCGAGGTTCGCCCCCGGCTCGGCCTTCTCGAAGGTCGCCAGCGCCGCCACCACCTCGCGCACGTTCTCCGCCTTGCGCTCGCCGGCGACCATGTCCTTGACGGAGCCGCGCACCGCCTCCTCGAGGCCGGTGATCCGCACCAGTTCCTCGGCCGGCGCGGCGAGACGCCCCGGCGCGAAGCGCGCGCGCATCTGCTCGAGGAAATCGAGGAACTCGCGCAGCGTGCGCGCCTGCCGCTCGCCGACGCCGGGCACCTCGGCGGCGCGCGCCATCACCTCCGCCAGCGGCGCGCGCTCCGCGAGGCTCGCCGCCTGGAGCTTGTGGATCGTCTCGTGCCCGATCCCGCGCGGCGGGAAGTTCACCACGCGCAGCAGCGAGACTTCGTCGCGCGGGTTGTGGATCGCCTGGAGGTAGGCGACGAGATCGCGCACCTCCTTGCGGTCGTAGAAGCGCATCCCGCCGACCACCACGTAGCGCATCCGGTGGCGGCGCAGCACGTCCTCGAAGGGGCGCGACTGCGCGTTCGTCCGGAAGATCACCGCGCAGTCCGCCGGCTTCGCCTTGTCGGCGGCCGTGAGGCCGATGATCCGCTCGATCACCGCGTTGGCCTCGTCCTCCGCGTCCTTGCACGCCAGCACCGTGACCGGTATGCCGTCGCCCAGATCGCTCCAGAGGTTCTTCTCGCGCCGCGCCGGGTTGCGCCGGATGACGGTGTTCGCCGCGGCCAGGATGTGCCCGGTCGAGCGGTAGTTCTGGTCCAGCGTGATCACCTTGGCCGTGGGCCAGTCGGCGGTGAAGTCCAGGATGTTCCCGGGGAGCGCGCCGCGCCAGCCGTAGATCGACTGGTCGTCGTCGCCGACGACGGTGAGGTTCCCCGCGGGGCCCGCCAGCAGCGCCACGAGGCGGTACTGCACGGCGTTCGTGTCCTGGAACTCGTCCACGAGGATGTGCCGGCAACGCTCCTGCCAGCGCGCGAGCACCTCGGGGAACTCGCGGAAGAGGCGCAGGGTGAACACGAGCAGGTCGTCGAAGTCCACCGCGTTGTAGGCCTTGAGCGCGCTCGCGTAGCGGGGCGCCGCCTCGGCCGCGAGGATGGCGTAGGGCTCCGTGCCATCACCGGGGTCGACCTCGCGCCCCTCGTTCTTGGCGCGCGAGATGATCCCGAGCACGCGCTTGGCGTCCGCGTCGCCGCGCCCGACCATCCGCACGTCGCGCAGCGCCTCCTTGAGCGCCGAGAGCTGGTCGGCGGTGTCGTAGATCGTGAAGTTGCGCTTGTAGCCGAGGTGCTCGATCTCGCGGCGCAGCACGCGCACGCAGAAGGAGTGGAAGGTCGAGACCGCCGGCGCCTTGACGCCCCTGGGCAGCAGCCGCGCCACACGCTCCTTCAGCTCGTCGGCCGCCTTGTTCGTGAACGCGACCGCGAGGATCGTGTCCGGGGCCGCGCCCCGCTCGACGAGGTGCGCGACGCGGTAGGCGAGCGTGCGCGTCTTGCCGGTGCCGGCGCCGGCGAGGATCAGCAGCGGCCCGTCCCCGTGGAGGACCGCCTCGCGCTGGCGCGGGTTGAGGGCGTTCAGGTGTCGGTTCTGGCTCATGGGCTGCGGGATTAT
Coding sequences within:
- a CDS encoding A/G-specific adenine glycosylase — encoded protein: MPWRETRDPYRIVVSEVMLQQTQVERVRPKYEEFLAAFPDLEALAAAPMARLLAVWRGLGYNRRALSLQRAARLLLERHGGRVPDDAAAL
- a CDS encoding UvrD-helicase domain-containing protein, with protein sequence IIPQPMSQNRHLNALNPRQREAVLHGDGPLLILAGAGTGKTRTLAYRVAHLVERGAAPDTILAVAFTNKAADELKERVARLLPRGVKAPAVSTFHSFCVRVLRREIEHLGYKRNFTIYDTADQLSALKEALRDVRMVGRGDADAKRVLGIISRAKNEGREVDPGDGTEPYAILAAEAAPRYASALKAYNAVDFDDLLVFTLRLFREFPEVLARWQERCRHILVDEFQDTNAVQYRLVALLAGPAGNLTVVGDDDQSIYGWRGALPGNILDFTADWPTAKVITLDQNYRSTGHILAAANTVIRRNPARREKNLWSDLGDGIPVTVLACKDAEDEANAVIERIIGLTAADKAKPADCAVIFRTNAQSRPFEDVLRRHRMRYVVVGGMRFYDRKEVRDLVAYLQAIHNPRDEVSLLRVVNFPPRGIGHETIHKLQAASLAERAPLAEVMARAAEVPGVGERQARTLREFLDFLEQMRARFAPGRLAAPAEELVRITGLEEAVRGSVKDMVAGERKAENVREVVAALATFEKAEPGANLGDYLAGVNLSGRDEESDDGGGDCVTLLTMHAAKGLEYPHVFLTGLEEGLLPHRRSEFEAGGLEEERRLTYVGMTRARRSLTITWAATRTKYAKVERAVPSRFLEELPEQGVRREDRCDPRETYLEYDDDAHMSPGDFFRRIKRL